The following are from one region of the Geothermobacter ehrlichii genome:
- a CDS encoding multiheme c-type cytochrome, with product MKRVGRLTLMALLLAAAGLCFAGNASAKEPRISKETAQCLDCHEGMPGIVSQWEDSAHWNAGVGCYECHKADKSDPDAMEHYGFQVAVIVSPRDCGACHPREAAEQEASHHAKAGDILNTKDGLLGQTIGGEPAVAVGCRQCHGSIVKVREDGSLDPATWPNTGIGRINPDGSKGTCSACHTRHRFSKEQARQPESCGKCHLGPDHPQKEVYEESKHGILYRAFKDDLNMDHPKWIAGEDYYDAPTCATCHMSATPNQGVTHDVGTRLSWNLRAPVSKRTDNWQQKLDSMKDVCSACHSSPFVEGFYQQLDAFIGLYNDKFAVPAKEIRDLLMEEGVISKGNFDDEIDWIYWELWHHEGRRARHGAAMSGPDYAWWHGIYDMAKAFYNHLLPKAKEACEKAGKPEVYEKILAKYIDGRPEHQWFTKGFDPKRIEQIKKYYKERYNQDVK from the coding sequence ATGAAGAGAGTAGGACGGTTGACGCTGATGGCGTTGCTTCTGGCTGCTGCCGGGCTGTGTTTTGCCGGCAACGCTTCGGCCAAGGAACCGAGGATTTCGAAAGAGACGGCCCAGTGTCTCGATTGCCACGAGGGGATGCCCGGGATCGTCAGCCAGTGGGAAGACAGCGCCCACTGGAACGCCGGTGTCGGCTGCTACGAGTGCCACAAGGCCGACAAGTCCGATCCGGACGCCATGGAGCATTATGGCTTCCAGGTAGCGGTGATCGTTTCGCCGCGTGACTGCGGCGCCTGCCATCCGAGGGAAGCCGCCGAGCAGGAAGCCAGCCACCACGCCAAGGCCGGCGACATACTGAACACCAAGGACGGTCTGCTCGGCCAGACCATCGGCGGCGAGCCGGCCGTCGCTGTCGGTTGCCGGCAGTGCCACGGCTCCATCGTCAAGGTCAGGGAGGACGGTTCCCTCGATCCGGCCACCTGGCCCAACACCGGAATCGGCCGGATCAATCCGGACGGGTCCAAGGGAACCTGTTCGGCCTGCCACACCCGGCATCGCTTCAGCAAGGAGCAGGCCCGTCAGCCCGAAAGCTGCGGCAAGTGCCATCTCGGCCCCGACCATCCGCAGAAGGAAGTCTACGAAGAATCGAAGCACGGCATTCTCTATCGCGCCTTCAAGGACGATCTCAATATGGATCATCCCAAGTGGATTGCAGGCGAGGACTACTACGATGCGCCCACCTGCGCCACCTGTCACATGAGCGCCACACCGAACCAGGGTGTGACCCATGACGTCGGAACGCGACTTTCCTGGAACCTGCGGGCACCTGTTTCCAAGCGTACCGACAACTGGCAGCAGAAGCTCGACAGCATGAAGGATGTCTGCTCGGCCTGTCACAGCAGCCCCTTCGTCGAGGGCTTCTACCAGCAGCTCGATGCGTTCATCGGTCTCTACAACGACAAGTTCGCCGTTCCGGCCAAGGAGATCCGCGACCTGCTGATGGAAGAGGGCGTGATCAGCAAGGGCAACTTCGACGACGAAATCGACTGGATCTACTGGGAGCTCTGGCACCACGAAGGCAGGCGTGCCCGTCACGGGGCGGCCATGAGCGGTCCCGACTACGCCTGGTGGCACGGCATCTACGACATGGCCAAGGCCTTCTACAACCACCTGCTGCCCAAGGCAAAGGAGGCCTGTGAGAAGGCCGGCAAGCCCGAGGTGTACGAGAAGATCCTGGCCAAGTACATCGACGGTCGGCCGGAACACCAGTGGTTCACCAAGGGATTCGATCCGAAACGGATCGAGCAGATCAAGAAATACTACAAGGAGCGCTACAACCAGGACGTGAAGTAA